The DNA window CTTAACCTCTCCATCCAATCCCAATGACGCCGAACCCCGGAGGTAGAAAgcagaaaagaagaagatatgGGGGAGCCAAGGTGTTGGGGGAGAAGGAGATAAAGAGAACAAAAATCCGCCAATATAACGCAATCCAATTCTTCTTTTAATCTCGGCGCACCATAAGAAGGGGCTATTCATATTTACAAGACGGAGGAGGGGAGGGGATGAGTGAGAGAAGGGTTACGAATAAAAAGAACCTTTTGGCGACGAGTGTGTCGGCATAACATGCATACTGTTCTACCCATGCTTTCGAGATTTGAAGTAGACACGGATGTATCTGATCGGCgctgttgatgatgtatGAGTAGATGTTGTGACTTTACCTTGTACTATTGTATAGAAACATCCCTTTTCTGTCTCTGGTGGCTTTCCAGGTTGATTAGAGACAATTTGGTCAAGACACGGGCACACGTTACATCTGCCCCTCTCAAGCTGAGGAAAGACGACATCTTGGAAACATTGACATCACTCATAATATGAGATGCTTCAAAATAGAGTGCCAATCAAGGCAGCGAACCAGCTATGTTCAATTATGCATCCTCGGCAATCATAAAACGGTTATTTCATGATTTCCTTGCCCTTTCTCTCAGCTATATCTAACGAAAGTCTCAAGCCTCCCCATTTGCAATTGTTTTTGTAGTTCCGATACCTTTCCCAAAACACCATGCCCAGCAAGAAGACCCCCTTTGGATGAGATGCAAGATCAGACAGACTCTTATTCAACGGAAGATAACTACGAACTCAAGATGAGATCATACTGTAGTCAACATCCagagaataaaaaaagatgggTTTCCAACTCAGACCCATCTCTCTCTCAACCAAGAAGAGTTCATGTGAGCAATATTGACAAATAAAAAAGCCAATTGAACTGAAACCGAACCGCCTCCCAAATGTGATAGCGATAATCAAATAAACAAACAAGTGGAAACAAATGTCGAAAAGAACTCCTGGCCGTGTATCCTATATCCTTTTTTGATCTTTGGCCATTAAACTGCCATGCGTACTGTCattttttctctttccctGAATGTCAGATGTCGCCCGATGGCCAGGCTGTGTGTAAGTGACCTAGTCGGCAATATGCAGTGGCGATATGTAATCATGCGTCGTAGCGAATGTATGGTGTTGTATCCCACCCAGGTGTCATGGCTCATCAACTCATCATCTCACCCAATTTTGTCTATCATGTCAGCTGCCCAACTCCAGCGCTTGGCTTATAGAACTGGAAACAGTGATTCAAAGAACACGCTGCCCTCCCGCGTTACAGCCTGAGTCGTTTATCGGCCGCTGACAGGAACTCCCTTGGTTCCGTTGGTGTTGGACTTGCCAGCGACGGAGGCATAGCTGCCCCAGACGTTCATGCCGGCGAGGCCAGCTGCGGTCCTCTTAGGTGACTTGATTGCAGAATCGCCGTCGTCTTCCATGCCCTCCATGTGGAACATCTCATCGTCCTCGTTGATGGGAGTGGTGAATCGACCGTTCATGGACGAGCTGATGCTACCAGTGGACACATGACGCTCAATGCGCTCACGTTCCTTGCCGATTGGGCTCATGGGGCTAATGGCGCTAGCAGTGGTACCAGCCCGGGCAGTTGAGGGGTGAAGAAGAGGGGAGTTGCTCGTATTATCGTCAAGACGGCTTCGCTGAAGTTGCTGGGAAAGCATAGACATGCCGTCACTACCAgatcgcaaagacgatgggCGGTTGAAACCGTTTGTACCTCCCATCTCTTGCGACAGAACAGAGTTTCGGAGTGGGCTACCCACATGGCCAAAAGCCGAGACACCCCGGAGTGATCGAGAggtttcttcctcctccttttGTCGCTGGAACATGGGACCCCATCGGCTGGGGCTGGTTCCAATGGGACTGCCGTACTTGCTCAAGCCGTCGCCATCTCCGTCAGCGCGCATAGAGCCACGTCGGGCCTTTTCGACGGGCGTAAGGAGGTCTTGTAGGTTTTCGGGaacgtagttctcgggaaggttatcgtcgtcatcgccaAAGGCAAAACCAGGCTCCCAGTCTCGGTCAACAGACGTCTTAGGCATGCTGGAACTGAGCATCCGGGGCTTGGTGTAGCGAGACGAGTGCATAGCTCGCCTGCCAAAGTATTCTTCCCCGTTGGCTTTATGAGAGTTAGGAGGACTTCTATCCAGAGGGGCCAGGAGGTGATCCGACGAACCGAAAGCTGAGGTATGTAACAGTTTGAGAGTCTCAGAAGTACGCGAGTCCTTGGCATTGCTGAGCGAAGGAGTCGGCGATTCGATGCCGAATTGGTTGGGCACGGACGAGGGCCATGGACCAGCAGGGAAGCGGGCGGCATTCGAGATGCCATTGGAATCGAACGAAGCTGGAAGGGGAGCATCTAGAACGGAGAGACCTTTGTTGTTAACAGGAGAGAGTCCCATGCCAAAGCGCAGGGACTCTTCGTCTCGGGGAGACCCGTAATTGGACCCAGTATAGGACATGTCGATGGTGGGTAGGCCATTCTCGAGACTTGGCTGGCGACCGAGAGAGTGTTGGTCTTGTTCATCGTAGGGATAAGCGGAAGCGTATGAAGGAACGTCGGCGCGATAGAGCGAGGTGGTGAGGGCGCTGGTGGAGGATTGATTGTTGCTTGCGGAGGTGGGGTTAGAGCGACCGGCGAGAGCGGAAGTATTGCCTATCGTGACGCCATTCTTTCCATAGTTGATTCGTCGGCCGTCGGGAAGAATATGAATGTTTGCACATTTAGGACCGAATTTGCAGTTTCCCTGTATTTTTAAAGACAATTGTCAGTGTCGTTGACGGATTAAAGCCGTTGCGACGTGCAGATCGAGAGGGGCTGGTATGGGCCGCATGCGGGCGATCGAAATCATGATATGGCGCACTCGCACTCGCACTCACCTTTGCAAAGTATTTGCAGACGTTTTCGGCAGCATTGCTCAAGTCATGACTGAAGGGACAGGCATTGCCAGCCTGGCAAGCACCTTGACGAAAGAACTTGCAAGGAACATGAGAGGTGTCTGTTGAGAAGAAAGTCGTGTCAGTAGGGGACAACGTTTGGCAGGCATGACATGGCGGGGGAGGTCAGGTCGTGTGCAACAAGATAGATACAAAAGCATAACATCACATCATATTACTTACTCGGAGGGCTTCGGGGTCCATCGAAGCGGGGAGCAGCACCACCAGCggcagaagaagcagaagataGAGGAGGGTTTGACTGTGAGCCGCCGTTGGCAACGTTGAGGCTACCGCTCCTTGCGTGGCGGTATTCAGGCATGGTAGCGGTAGGTTTTTGGGTTCAAGGTtaaaagcaaagcaaagcagagCGAAGCGAAGCAATTCGCAAGGCAAAGACGGAAAGCGGGCCGAAGTTGTGGAGGAAGTTGAGTAGTTTAGtggaagaaagaaataaaagataaaaaggtaattcaggtcaggtcaggtcaggtcaagtcagagccaagccaagccaaagaCTGGTTCAAGGAAGCCGAGACGAGAAGAGAGTAAGTTGCGTGAAGCCCAGAGACGGAAGTGGGCGGCAAAGGAGGGCCCGTAGTGGGTGAAAGCGGGCGAGAGCGGCCGAAGTGGGCGTTGTTGCAGTTTAGTTTAGTTAAGTTACAGTACCTTACTCGGGCATGGAGTGGTACATGGGGATGGGATAGAATAGCCCAGCGTTGGAGTCGAGAGTCGAGTCCAGATGCGAACGAACGAACGAATGGATGAGACAAGGTGGGGGAGGcgtttgtcttgtcttgtctcgtctcgtcttgtcttgtcggTATTAATCTTGGCTACCTAATAATGGTACCTTTTTTTACCAACtgcctggactggactgtcTGCAAAAGGTCTTTCTGTTCTTGGTTGACAGCAACGAATGACGGATATGGAGGGGTATAATAGACCGCCGTCCAAAAGTGACTTGTTCCGTAAGCGAAAATTGTATACACACCCAGGTACCGGTCGGGGTATGTCGCCGTGCCTGACGGTGCAACCGGCGGCGGCGACAATATGCTTTTAAAATTCGACTACCGGTCAGGGGTGGCCGTGATTCTTCTAGATTGCGCGGTCCGAGAAATGGTGGCGTAAATAAAGATGGAATAAATGGTTCTGGGTTTAAAAACAAAACAGGTCAAGGTTTTGAGGAGGAGAATGAGGAGAAGTTGTTGGTACACCTGTCAATGTCCTGGTCTGGTGGAGAGAACCAAGGGCACCTGATTAATGgattgactgactgactggtTGACTGATTGAATGACAGACGAGAAAGATCTCATTCAAATCAAGTTACCCCGTATTTTCCTCTTTGGTAATGTAATTGGTAGCGGGCAGATGCTTGCATCGAATAGCGGACAGCTTGGATGATGATCCCAAAGACGCTGTACGGTACAGTGCGGTCTGTATGTAAGCCAAACTCGGCAGTCTTCCAGATGCTAGTCAGTGCTGATATGAGAAAATAGTCGAGTCGGCGATTTATCACAGGATGATAACAAGGTGGCGGATATCCCGGGATGCTGTTTTTGGTCCAAGTCAGACGTGCTGTGTAAGAAGACTGACTGCTTGCTATATTGGTGATCCTGGTGATATTTCAGGTGACCGCAACACAACACAcgtaaataaaaaataatgtAAAATGTAGATGATTAAAAGACGGGCAGAAGTGCCATCATGTACAAGATAAATAAAATCGAACCTCTCAGGTGGGCAAGGCATGCCTTTTAATGCAGTCCTCTAACCCATGCTTACCTACACAGGACATGTCTTGTAGCTACCTACACATTGGTAGTCCTTCCTGGTCCTAGGCAGACGATTCATCCCAACGTGACTGATTAACGTACCCGAACGAAACGTCAACCTCTCCGGTGTGTCTATACCCTCGGCGGCCCACACGGCTACCCGGGCTGGGTGTAGACTGTAGAATATGTAAGATGCCCGCCCCATGTAGTTACGCAGCGGGAAAGGCTGAGGGTGGGATGGGATAGGATACTGAACCCGTGAATTCTTTTCTCAACTCTACGACATGAATCTGAAACATCACAGCCCCCCTTCGTCTTGATGTTTCTGCAGTCCACTTTGACTTGAACCCCCCTCAAAGGCGGAACGACGCGAACCGGAAGTCTAGGCAGAGGCCCTAGACTAACTAACTCTCTTTTTCCACATAACCTCGACCCATGAACCTGGAATTATCGCACATCTCCGATTTGTATACTGGAGTGCCAGGTATTTTAAACTTTGAGGTTATTTGATATTCCCCAGATGTGGCTTGCTATATCTTGCCCACCCATTACTACAGGGCCTGTTCCCAAAAGAGACACCTGGATGACAAGCGAGAGAGGAATCAGGCCATCTAGGGGTCACACATGCAGTCGTAGGTTGCTGAATAACTTGTTATAATGCATAATTCCATGCGTTTGTGGGTTGCATTGGTGCATGTAGGGACATTATGTTTGTATCATAGATCTCATCGGCATCTTGTCAATAGTTGAGTATCCCAGCGTTATAAGTGAACCTCATTTGAATCACGTCTCAAAGAAAAGATATCGGCCAGATGAACCCCAATCAAGAGCCAAGGAGCCAACCCCCGGGTCCATAACAAGTCAGGAATTATAGGTGACAACGTTGGAAGCTCATGTCCATACCCGTTGCCACTGGCATGTAGCAACGACACTCATCACACCCTCTCAACACATTGCTATTTCACAATACCGACATGACCGTAAATGCTCATGCTTGGCGTATACAAACATGCTGAAAACAGAGTTGCCGCTCGTATCATTGACAGTTCCTCGGAGATCGTAGGTCGCCACTCGCCGATTTAATGCccaccctcctcctccattCGACAGGACCCCTACAATGTCCAAAAGCCGGATATTCAGGGTTCCGACTCTGGGTTGCCTCTTTTCTTGGATGGTATCTGGTGATAGTGACGATGGGACCCTTGCTTGTTTATTTCTGTGTCTTGTTGCGCAAATTGTCTTGCTCAAATCTATGCATCATCAATTGTTGTTGATATGCATACATAGACAATGCTATGTACATACCtacatgcatgcatgctGGCGGCTGCAGGCCTGCTGAAAATGGATATCCCTGTCTGTCtgacatacatacatacatgatTACAAGCCACCAACCGTTCACCGTCACCTTTACGACCAAGGTAATCGAAGCCTATTCCCAACTCGGCCGACCAGACCCTCGTCCCTCGTGTCCATGTGCGGCCAGGTTGGGCATCCCGCTGGAGGTACCAGGCCAGGGTCTTGTTGCCAGTCTCGATCATCCATCCCTTGGCGTCATTGCTCAGCCAGGACTAACGTTAAAAGTCGACAGGACGAGCCTCGATTCGGTGAGTGACGCGTTTCGCGCTTGCGCAGCTTGCCGTCTGATTGACATGCACTTATTGTGTGGTTTTAATTTGAAAATGCACTTGAATCCCTTCTAGGTCGACCGAGTCCTTGATAAAGTGCTTTGGTGAAACGGTTTCAAGGTTGAACCTCGCACAGATATGAACACAGCGCCCAGATTGGTATGACTCGGGATAAGGAAATATCTCCGTGTTGCGACCGTCTTGCCCTtgtctctctttctcttcctggTAATTCGGTGTCGGTGTTACCCATAGTTTAGTTTCCACCGTCATTTGAGAATCACTGACGCCATTGCAAGTCACAACCCCTGT is part of the Fusarium poae strain DAOMC 252244 chromosome 4, whole genome shotgun sequence genome and encodes:
- a CDS encoding hypothetical protein (BUSCO:17955at5125), whose product is MPEYRHARSGSLNVANGGSQSNPPLSSASSAAGGAAPRFDGPRSPPNTSHVPCKFFRQGACQAGNACPFSHDLSNAAENVCKYFAKGNCKFGPKCANIHILPDGRRINYGKNGVTIGNTSALAGRSNPTSASNNQSSTSALTTSLYRADVPSYASAYPYDEQDQHSLGRQPSLENGLPTIDMSYTGSNYGSPRDEESLRFGMGLSPVNNKGLSVLDAPLPASFDSNGISNAARFPAGPWPSSVPNQFGIESPTPSLSNAKDSRTSETLKLLHTSAFGSSDHLLAPLDRSPPNSHKANGEEYFGRRAMHSSRYTKPRMLSSSMPKTSVDRDWEPGFAFGDDDDNLPENYVPENLQDLLTPVEKARRGSMRADGDGDGLSKYGSPIGTSPSRWGPMFQRQKEEEETSRSLRGVSAFGHVGSPLRNSVLSQEMGGTNGFNRPSSLRSGSDGMSMLSQQLQRSRLDDNTSNSPLLHPSTARAGTTASAISPMSPIGKERERIERHVSTGSISSSMNGRFTTPINEDDEMFHMEGMEDDGDSAIKSPKRTAAGLAGMNVWGSYASVAGKSNTNGTKGVPVSGR